From one Phocoena sinus isolate mPhoSin1 chromosome 6, mPhoSin1.pri, whole genome shotgun sequence genomic stretch:
- the TOMM5 gene encoding mitochondrial import receptor subunit TOM5 homolog, with amino-acid sequence MFRIEGLAPKLDPEEMKRKMREDVISSIRNFLIYVALLRVTPFILKKLDSI; translated from the exons ATGTTCCGGATCGAGGGCCTTGCGCCGAAGCTGGACCCGGAGGAGATGAAACGGAAGATGCGCGAGGATGTGATCTCCTCCATACGGAACTTCCTCATCTATGTGGCCCTGCTGCGAGTCA ctccTTTTATCTTAAAGAAATTGGACAGCATATGA